A window from Neoarius graeffei isolate fNeoGra1 chromosome 14, fNeoGra1.pri, whole genome shotgun sequence encodes these proteins:
- the LOC132898075 gene encoding cytochrome c oxidase assembly factor 3 homolog, mitochondrial: MAEQEGKGEFAKRIDPAKEDLTREQLQFIRQAELAQWRKKSQKLRTRNVITGLAIGTLVMGIYGYTVYSVSQERIMDELDEEAMVAARMRNSKTGVN; encoded by the exons ATGGCTGAACAGGAAGGTAAAGGAGAATTTGCCAAGAGGATAGATCCTGCCAAGGAGGATCTGACACGGGAACAACTGCAATTCATTCGGCAAGCGGAACTTGCTCAGTGGAGGAAGAAGAGCCAAAAACTTCGCACTCGAAATGTTATAACCGGCCTCGCCATTGGAACCCTGGTGATGGGTATCT ATGGATATACAGTCTACTCTGTGTCCCAAGAAAGGATCATGGATGAGCTCGATGAAGAAGCAATGGTGGCTGCCCGGATGCGAAACTCAAAGACGGGAGTGAACTAA